A stretch of Oncorhynchus mykiss isolate Arlee chromosome 26, USDA_OmykA_1.1, whole genome shotgun sequence DNA encodes these proteins:
- the LOC110506731 gene encoding adenylate cyclase type 2 isoform X1, whose product MPAKGKYLLNDQELKHEALYRKFSCIIQYQPLVLLLGLSMLSCGVLIILFFALHLSVEEHCAFVSVVSCSLCVFLAVFVLVCTETLTQRWRRLLGLVVWATHLTMGFTFIFSGPLILPWDQVPFFLFIIFTVYTMLPFQMCYAVVLSVISSLSHIMVLTLCLTVFNTQDPSPFLANQLLSNAVVFLCGSVVGAFHKVLMERALRQTFQDTLRCLGIRMKLEIEKRQQENLLQSVLPVYISMKMKLAIMERLQDCKDKEEQQRLVKDNNFHSLYVKRHENVSILYADIVGFTRLASDCSPKELVIMLNELFGKFDQIAKENECMRIKILGDCYYCVSGLPVSLPMHAKNCVKMGLDMCEAIKQVREATGVDINMRVGVHSGNVLCGVIGLRKWQFDVWSHDVTLANYMESGGLPGRVHITEATLKHLNKAYEVEEGNGGLRDAYLKELNIQTYLVIDPRSKNQALNSHSMPKPRVNDGLKMRASVRMTRYLESWGAVKPFAHLQSREGYTQDTMVNGKSRCKDIPLRTAHTKITESFDESVEEPFSSPAPPLSTYKNKSQKSKFDEELHNEMTTTIDELSSKQWVKSEEISSLAVWFPKKELEKQYRAIDLPMFKHYIGCATFIFFCIFVVQMFVTKDSKMLGMSFGVLACVLLLTLGICFAGHLQRLFPEKLSSCQWLPAVSEAVVKRPCVRLPLVTITTAVIIILAVFNLCFIQTKSLCEINGNPDLIPSDNSSEQHPDTLYYLPYSVFSCILALIACGVFLRVSFELKAFFLILASTAYYIIIFSAKAGLFSCYGQMLYNQLNENRTEDSGTILRALGLVKHPEVMSCIYITLFLVTMLIISQQNESCFRQNFLLKNKNRTEQDEIETRENLNRLLLENVLPAHVAALFVGENKKNEVGFLTNTLLTEKYKDLYYKSYDCVCVMFASVPDFKEFYTECDINKEGLECLRLLNEIIADFDELLSKPKFSGVEKIKTIGSTYMAAAGLSGTPGQENNQDRDRQQAQIGNMVEFAIALIGKLDGINRHSFNSFRLRVGINHGPVIAGVIGARKPQYDIWGNTVNVASRMESTGELGKIQVTEETSDVLQKLGYSCECRGLINVKGKGELTTFFVCTDMSKQQGMGLS is encoded by the exons ATGCCGGCTAAAGGGAAGTACCTGTTAAATGACCAGGAGCTGAAACATGAGGCCCTGTACAGGAAGTTCTCCTGTATCATCCAGTACCAGCCCCTGGTGCTGCTACTGGGCCTCTCCATGCTGTCCTGCGGAGTTCTCATCATCCTCTTCTTCGCCCTGCACctg agTGTGGAGGAGCACTGTGCATTTGTCAGCGTGGTGAGCTGCAGCCTGTGTGTGTTCCTGGCTGTGTTTGTGCTGGTGTGTACAGAGACCCTGACCCAGCGCTGGAGGAGACTGCTGGGTCTGGTGGTCTGGGCCACTCACCTCACAATGGGATTCACCTTCATCTTCAGCGGACCCCTCATCCTGCCCTGGGACCAG GTTCCCTTCTTCCTGTTCATCATCTTCACAGTGTACACCATGCTGCCATTCCAGATGTGCTATGCTGTGGTACTCAGTGTGATCTCCTCACTCTCTCACATCATGGTCCTCACCCTATGCCTCACTGTCTTCAACACCCAAGATCCCAGCCCCTTTCTGGCCAATCAG CTGCTGTCCAATGCGGTGGTGTTTCTGTGTGGCAGTGTGGTGGGGGCCTTCCATAAGGTCCTGATGGAGAGAGCACTAAGACAGACCTTCCAGGATACACTCAGATGTCTGGGCATCCGCATGAAGCTGGAGATAGAAAAGAGACAACAG gaGAACCTGCTGCAGTCTGTGCTGCCGGTCTACATCTCCATGAAGATGAAGCTGGCCATCATGGAGCGTCTGCAAGACTGCAAGGACAAAGAAGAGCAGCAACGACTCGTCAAAGACAACAACTTCCACAGTCTCTACGTCAAGAGACACGAGAACGTCAG TATTCTGTATGCTGACATTGTGGGCTTCACCCGATTGGCCAGCGACTGCTCTCCGAAGGAGCTGGTCATCATGCTCAACGAGCTGTTTGGGAAGTTTGACCAGATTGCAAAG GAGAACGAGTGCATGAGAATCAAGATTTTGGGAGACTGCTACTACTGTGTGTCtggcctgcctgtctccctgcccatGCATGCCAAGAACTGTGTGAAGATGGGTCTGGACATGTGTGAGGCCATCAA ACAGGTGCGCGAGGCCACAGGTGTGGACATCAACATGAGAGTGGGCGTTCACTCCGGCAACGTGCTCTGCGGTGTGATTGGTCTCCGCAAGTGGCAGTTTGACGTTTGGTCACATGACGTCACCCTGGCCAATTATATGGAGTCTGGAGGCTTACCTGG GCGTGTCCACATCACTGAGGCCACCCTGAAGCACCTGAACAAGGCCtatgaggtggaggaggggaatggTGGGCTAAGAGATGCCTACCTGAAGGAGCTCAACATACAGACATACCTTGTCATCGATCCTCGG tcTAAGAACCAGGCTCTGAACAGCCACAGCATGCCCAAGCCGCGTGTGAATGACGGGCTGAAGATGCGGGCGTCAGTGAGAATGACCCGTTACCTGGAGTCCTGGGGCGCCGTCAAACCCTTCGCCCACCTACAGAGCAGAGAGGGGTACACCCAAGACACCATGGTCAATGGAAAATCACGCTGCAAG GACATCCCTCTGCGCACAGCTCACACTAAGATCACTGAGAG CTTTGATGAGTCTGTAGAGGAGCCCTTCTCCTCGCCCGCCCCTCCGCTCAGCACCTATAA GAACAAGTCCCAGAAGAGCAAGTTTGATGAGGAGCTGCACAATGAGATGACCACCACCATAGATGAGCTCAGCAGCAA GCAGTGGGTGAAGTCTGAGGAGATTAGCAGTCTGGCTGTGTGGTTCCCTAAGAAAGAGCTGGAGAAACAG TACCGAGCCATTGATCTGCCCATGTTCAAGCACTACATCGGCTGTGCCACCTTCATCTTCTTCTGCATCTTTGTGGTTCAGATGTTTGTGACAAAAGA TTCCAAAATGTTGGGAATGTCATTTGGAGTGCTGGCCTGTGTCCTCCTGTTGACCTTGGGCATCTGTTTCGCAGGTCACCTGCAG CGCTTGTTTCCGGAGAAGTTGTCGTCCTGCCAGTGGCTGCCTGCTGTGTCGGAGGCAGTGGTCAAGAGGCCATGTGTGCGCCTCCCTCTGGTTACTATCACCACTGCGGTCATCATCATCCTAGCAGTCTTCAACCTG TGCTTCATCCAGACGAAGTCACTGTGTGAAATCAATGGTAACCCTGATCTGATTCCATCTGACAATTCCAGTGAGCAACATCCAGACACCCTGTACTACCTACCA TACTCTGTGTTCAGCTGTATCCTGGCTCTCATAGCTTGTGGAGTGTTCCTGAGGGTGAGCTTTGAACTCAAAGCGTTTTTTCTCATCCTGGCCTCCACAGCCtactacatcatcatcttcaGCGCCAAGGCTGGTCTCTTCAGCTGCTATGGACAAATGCTTTACAACCAACTCAATGAAAACAG AACTGAGGACTCTGGGACCATCCTGAGAGCGTTGGGGCTGGTCAAACACCCTGAGGTGATGAGCTGTATATATATCACCTTGTTCCTGGTCACCATGCTCATCATCTCACAACAG AATGAGTCATGCTTCCGCCAGAACTTCCTTCTGAAGAACAAGAACCGTACGGAGCAGGATGAGATCGAGACCAGGGAGAACCTGAACCGCCTGCTCCTGGAGAACGTGCTGCCGGCCCATGTCGCTGCGCTGTTTGTTGGGGAGAATAAAAAGAACGAGGTGGGATTCCTCACAAACACTTTACTTACTGAGAAGTACAAG GACCTGTACTACAAGTCATATGACTGTGTGTGCGTGATGTTCGCCTCGGTACCGGACTTCAAAGAGTTCTACACGGAGTGTGACATCAACAAGGAAGGTCTGGAGTGTCTGAGGCTCCTCAACGAGATCATAGCAGATTTTGATGAG CTGCTCTCCAAGCCCAAGTTCAGTGGAGTTGAGAAGATCAAGACCATCGGAAGCACTTATATGGCAGCCGCAGGGCTGAGTGGCACCCCAGGACAGGAGAATAACCAG GACCGAGATAGGCAGCAGGCACAGATAGGGAACATGGTAGAGTTTGCCATTGCCCTCATTGGCAAGCTGGATGGCATCAACAGACACTCCTTCAACAGTTTTAGGCTGCGTGTGG GCATTAACCATGGGCCTGTCATTGCTGGGGTGATTGGAGCCAGAAAACCTCAATATGACATCTGGGGCAACACCGTCAACGTGGCCAGTAGGATGGAGAGCACTGGAGAGCTGGGCAAGATTCAG GTTACAGAGGAGACGTCTGACGTGCTCCAGAAGCTGGGCTACTCCTGTGAATGCCGAGGCCTCATCAACGTCAAGGGAAAAGGCGAGCTGACAACCTTCTTTGTGTGTACGGACATGAGCAAGCAGCAGGGAATGGGCCTGAGCTGA
- the LOC110506731 gene encoding adenylate cyclase type 2 isoform X3, with translation MPAKGKYLLNDQELKHEALYRKFSCIIQYQPLVLLLGLSMLSCGVLIILFFALHLSVEEHCAFVSVVSCSLCVFLAVFVLVCTETLTQRWRRLLGLVVWATHLTMGFTFIFSGPLILPWDQVPFFLFIIFTVYTMLPFQMCYAVVLSVISSLSHIMVLTLCLTVFNTQDPSPFLANQLLSNAVVFLCGSVVGAFHKVLMERALRQTFQDTLRCLGIRMKLEIEKRQQENLLQSVLPVYISMKMKLAIMERLQDCKDKEEQQRLVKDNNFHSLYVKRHENVSILYADIVGFTRLASDCSPKELVIMLNELFGKFDQIAKENECMRIKILGDCYYCVSGLPVSLPMHAKNCVKMGLDMCEAIKQVREATGVDINMRVGVHSGNVLCGVIGLRKWQFDVWSHDVTLANYMESGGLPGRVHITEATLKHLNKAYEVEEGNGGLRDAYLKELNIQTYLVIDPRSKNQALNSHSMPKPRVNDGLKMRASVRMTRYLESWGAVKPFAHLQSREGYTQDTMVNGKSRCKDIPLRTAHTKITERNKSQKSKFDEELHNEMTTTIDELSSKQWVKSEEISSLAVWFPKKELEKQYRAIDLPMFKHYIGCATFIFFCIFVVQMFVTKDSKMLGMSFGVLACVLLLTLGICFAGHLQRLFPEKLSSCQWLPAVSEAVVKRPCVRLPLVTITTAVIIILAVFNLCFIQTKSLCEINGNPDLIPSDNSSEQHPDTLYYLPYSVFSCILALIACGVFLRVSFELKAFFLILASTAYYIIIFSAKAGLFSCYGQMLYNQLNENRTEDSGTILRALGLVKHPEVMSCIYITLFLVTMLIISQQNESCFRQNFLLKNKNRTEQDEIETRENLNRLLLENVLPAHVAALFVGENKKNEVGFLTNTLLTEKYKDLYYKSYDCVCVMFASVPDFKEFYTECDINKEGLECLRLLNEIIADFDELLSKPKFSGVEKIKTIGSTYMAAAGLSGTPGQENNQDRDRQQAQIGNMVEFAIALIGKLDGINRHSFNSFRLRVGINHGPVIAGVIGARKPQYDIWGNTVNVASRMESTGELGKIQVTEETSDVLQKLGYSCECRGLINVKGKGELTTFFVCTDMSKQQGMGLS, from the exons ATGCCGGCTAAAGGGAAGTACCTGTTAAATGACCAGGAGCTGAAACATGAGGCCCTGTACAGGAAGTTCTCCTGTATCATCCAGTACCAGCCCCTGGTGCTGCTACTGGGCCTCTCCATGCTGTCCTGCGGAGTTCTCATCATCCTCTTCTTCGCCCTGCACctg agTGTGGAGGAGCACTGTGCATTTGTCAGCGTGGTGAGCTGCAGCCTGTGTGTGTTCCTGGCTGTGTTTGTGCTGGTGTGTACAGAGACCCTGACCCAGCGCTGGAGGAGACTGCTGGGTCTGGTGGTCTGGGCCACTCACCTCACAATGGGATTCACCTTCATCTTCAGCGGACCCCTCATCCTGCCCTGGGACCAG GTTCCCTTCTTCCTGTTCATCATCTTCACAGTGTACACCATGCTGCCATTCCAGATGTGCTATGCTGTGGTACTCAGTGTGATCTCCTCACTCTCTCACATCATGGTCCTCACCCTATGCCTCACTGTCTTCAACACCCAAGATCCCAGCCCCTTTCTGGCCAATCAG CTGCTGTCCAATGCGGTGGTGTTTCTGTGTGGCAGTGTGGTGGGGGCCTTCCATAAGGTCCTGATGGAGAGAGCACTAAGACAGACCTTCCAGGATACACTCAGATGTCTGGGCATCCGCATGAAGCTGGAGATAGAAAAGAGACAACAG gaGAACCTGCTGCAGTCTGTGCTGCCGGTCTACATCTCCATGAAGATGAAGCTGGCCATCATGGAGCGTCTGCAAGACTGCAAGGACAAAGAAGAGCAGCAACGACTCGTCAAAGACAACAACTTCCACAGTCTCTACGTCAAGAGACACGAGAACGTCAG TATTCTGTATGCTGACATTGTGGGCTTCACCCGATTGGCCAGCGACTGCTCTCCGAAGGAGCTGGTCATCATGCTCAACGAGCTGTTTGGGAAGTTTGACCAGATTGCAAAG GAGAACGAGTGCATGAGAATCAAGATTTTGGGAGACTGCTACTACTGTGTGTCtggcctgcctgtctccctgcccatGCATGCCAAGAACTGTGTGAAGATGGGTCTGGACATGTGTGAGGCCATCAA ACAGGTGCGCGAGGCCACAGGTGTGGACATCAACATGAGAGTGGGCGTTCACTCCGGCAACGTGCTCTGCGGTGTGATTGGTCTCCGCAAGTGGCAGTTTGACGTTTGGTCACATGACGTCACCCTGGCCAATTATATGGAGTCTGGAGGCTTACCTGG GCGTGTCCACATCACTGAGGCCACCCTGAAGCACCTGAACAAGGCCtatgaggtggaggaggggaatggTGGGCTAAGAGATGCCTACCTGAAGGAGCTCAACATACAGACATACCTTGTCATCGATCCTCGG tcTAAGAACCAGGCTCTGAACAGCCACAGCATGCCCAAGCCGCGTGTGAATGACGGGCTGAAGATGCGGGCGTCAGTGAGAATGACCCGTTACCTGGAGTCCTGGGGCGCCGTCAAACCCTTCGCCCACCTACAGAGCAGAGAGGGGTACACCCAAGACACCATGGTCAATGGAAAATCACGCTGCAAG GACATCCCTCTGCGCACAGCTCACACTAAGATCACTGAGAG GAACAAGTCCCAGAAGAGCAAGTTTGATGAGGAGCTGCACAATGAGATGACCACCACCATAGATGAGCTCAGCAGCAA GCAGTGGGTGAAGTCTGAGGAGATTAGCAGTCTGGCTGTGTGGTTCCCTAAGAAAGAGCTGGAGAAACAG TACCGAGCCATTGATCTGCCCATGTTCAAGCACTACATCGGCTGTGCCACCTTCATCTTCTTCTGCATCTTTGTGGTTCAGATGTTTGTGACAAAAGA TTCCAAAATGTTGGGAATGTCATTTGGAGTGCTGGCCTGTGTCCTCCTGTTGACCTTGGGCATCTGTTTCGCAGGTCACCTGCAG CGCTTGTTTCCGGAGAAGTTGTCGTCCTGCCAGTGGCTGCCTGCTGTGTCGGAGGCAGTGGTCAAGAGGCCATGTGTGCGCCTCCCTCTGGTTACTATCACCACTGCGGTCATCATCATCCTAGCAGTCTTCAACCTG TGCTTCATCCAGACGAAGTCACTGTGTGAAATCAATGGTAACCCTGATCTGATTCCATCTGACAATTCCAGTGAGCAACATCCAGACACCCTGTACTACCTACCA TACTCTGTGTTCAGCTGTATCCTGGCTCTCATAGCTTGTGGAGTGTTCCTGAGGGTGAGCTTTGAACTCAAAGCGTTTTTTCTCATCCTGGCCTCCACAGCCtactacatcatcatcttcaGCGCCAAGGCTGGTCTCTTCAGCTGCTATGGACAAATGCTTTACAACCAACTCAATGAAAACAG AACTGAGGACTCTGGGACCATCCTGAGAGCGTTGGGGCTGGTCAAACACCCTGAGGTGATGAGCTGTATATATATCACCTTGTTCCTGGTCACCATGCTCATCATCTCACAACAG AATGAGTCATGCTTCCGCCAGAACTTCCTTCTGAAGAACAAGAACCGTACGGAGCAGGATGAGATCGAGACCAGGGAGAACCTGAACCGCCTGCTCCTGGAGAACGTGCTGCCGGCCCATGTCGCTGCGCTGTTTGTTGGGGAGAATAAAAAGAACGAGGTGGGATTCCTCACAAACACTTTACTTACTGAGAAGTACAAG GACCTGTACTACAAGTCATATGACTGTGTGTGCGTGATGTTCGCCTCGGTACCGGACTTCAAAGAGTTCTACACGGAGTGTGACATCAACAAGGAAGGTCTGGAGTGTCTGAGGCTCCTCAACGAGATCATAGCAGATTTTGATGAG CTGCTCTCCAAGCCCAAGTTCAGTGGAGTTGAGAAGATCAAGACCATCGGAAGCACTTATATGGCAGCCGCAGGGCTGAGTGGCACCCCAGGACAGGAGAATAACCAG GACCGAGATAGGCAGCAGGCACAGATAGGGAACATGGTAGAGTTTGCCATTGCCCTCATTGGCAAGCTGGATGGCATCAACAGACACTCCTTCAACAGTTTTAGGCTGCGTGTGG GCATTAACCATGGGCCTGTCATTGCTGGGGTGATTGGAGCCAGAAAACCTCAATATGACATCTGGGGCAACACCGTCAACGTGGCCAGTAGGATGGAGAGCACTGGAGAGCTGGGCAAGATTCAG GTTACAGAGGAGACGTCTGACGTGCTCCAGAAGCTGGGCTACTCCTGTGAATGCCGAGGCCTCATCAACGTCAAGGGAAAAGGCGAGCTGACAACCTTCTTTGTGTGTACGGACATGAGCAAGCAGCAGGGAATGGGCCTGAGCTGA
- the LOC110506731 gene encoding adenylate cyclase type 2 isoform X2: MPAKGKYLLNDQELKHEALYRKFSCIIQYQPLVLLLGLSMLSCGVLIILFFALHLSVEEHCAFVSVVSCSLCVFLAVFVLVCTETLTQRWRRLLGLVVWATHLTMGFTFIFSGPLILPWDQVPFFLFIIFTVYTMLPFQMCYAVVLSVISSLSHIMVLTLCLTVFNTQDPSPFLANQLLSNAVVFLCGSVVGAFHKVLMERALRQTFQDTLRCLGIRMKLEIEKRQQENLLQSVLPVYISMKMKLAIMERLQDCKDKEEQQRLVKDNNFHSLYVKRHENVSILYADIVGFTRLASDCSPKELVIMLNELFGKFDQIAKENECMRIKILGDCYYCVSGLPVSLPMHAKNCVKMGLDMCEAIKQVREATGVDINMRVGVHSGNVLCGVIGLRKWQFDVWSHDVTLANYMESGGLPGRVHITEATLKHLNKAYEVEEGNGGLRDAYLKELNIQTYLVIDPRSKNQALNSHSMPKPRVNDGLKMRASVRMTRYLESWGAVKPFAHLQSREGYTQDTMVNGKSRCKDIPLRTAHTKITESFDESVEEPFSSPAPPLSTYKNKSQKSKFDEELHNEMTTTIDELSSKQWVKSEEISSLAVWFPKKELEKQYRAIDLPMFKHYIGCATFIFFCIFVVQMFVTKDSKMLGMSFGVLACVLLLTLGICFAGHLQRLFPEKLSSCQWLPAVSEAVVKRPCVRLPLVTITTAVIIILAVFNLCFIQTKSLCEINGNPDLIPSDNSSEQHPDTLYYLPYSVFSCILALIACGVFLRVSFELKAFFLILASTAYYIIIFSAKAGLFSCYGQMLYNQLNENRTEDSGTILRALGLVKHPEVMSCIYITLFLVTMLIISQQNESCFRQNFLLKNKNRTEQDEIETRENLNRLLLENVLPAHVAALFVGENKKNEDLYYKSYDCVCVMFASVPDFKEFYTECDINKEGLECLRLLNEIIADFDELLSKPKFSGVEKIKTIGSTYMAAAGLSGTPGQENNQDRDRQQAQIGNMVEFAIALIGKLDGINRHSFNSFRLRVGINHGPVIAGVIGARKPQYDIWGNTVNVASRMESTGELGKIQVTEETSDVLQKLGYSCECRGLINVKGKGELTTFFVCTDMSKQQGMGLS, from the exons ATGCCGGCTAAAGGGAAGTACCTGTTAAATGACCAGGAGCTGAAACATGAGGCCCTGTACAGGAAGTTCTCCTGTATCATCCAGTACCAGCCCCTGGTGCTGCTACTGGGCCTCTCCATGCTGTCCTGCGGAGTTCTCATCATCCTCTTCTTCGCCCTGCACctg agTGTGGAGGAGCACTGTGCATTTGTCAGCGTGGTGAGCTGCAGCCTGTGTGTGTTCCTGGCTGTGTTTGTGCTGGTGTGTACAGAGACCCTGACCCAGCGCTGGAGGAGACTGCTGGGTCTGGTGGTCTGGGCCACTCACCTCACAATGGGATTCACCTTCATCTTCAGCGGACCCCTCATCCTGCCCTGGGACCAG GTTCCCTTCTTCCTGTTCATCATCTTCACAGTGTACACCATGCTGCCATTCCAGATGTGCTATGCTGTGGTACTCAGTGTGATCTCCTCACTCTCTCACATCATGGTCCTCACCCTATGCCTCACTGTCTTCAACACCCAAGATCCCAGCCCCTTTCTGGCCAATCAG CTGCTGTCCAATGCGGTGGTGTTTCTGTGTGGCAGTGTGGTGGGGGCCTTCCATAAGGTCCTGATGGAGAGAGCACTAAGACAGACCTTCCAGGATACACTCAGATGTCTGGGCATCCGCATGAAGCTGGAGATAGAAAAGAGACAACAG gaGAACCTGCTGCAGTCTGTGCTGCCGGTCTACATCTCCATGAAGATGAAGCTGGCCATCATGGAGCGTCTGCAAGACTGCAAGGACAAAGAAGAGCAGCAACGACTCGTCAAAGACAACAACTTCCACAGTCTCTACGTCAAGAGACACGAGAACGTCAG TATTCTGTATGCTGACATTGTGGGCTTCACCCGATTGGCCAGCGACTGCTCTCCGAAGGAGCTGGTCATCATGCTCAACGAGCTGTTTGGGAAGTTTGACCAGATTGCAAAG GAGAACGAGTGCATGAGAATCAAGATTTTGGGAGACTGCTACTACTGTGTGTCtggcctgcctgtctccctgcccatGCATGCCAAGAACTGTGTGAAGATGGGTCTGGACATGTGTGAGGCCATCAA ACAGGTGCGCGAGGCCACAGGTGTGGACATCAACATGAGAGTGGGCGTTCACTCCGGCAACGTGCTCTGCGGTGTGATTGGTCTCCGCAAGTGGCAGTTTGACGTTTGGTCACATGACGTCACCCTGGCCAATTATATGGAGTCTGGAGGCTTACCTGG GCGTGTCCACATCACTGAGGCCACCCTGAAGCACCTGAACAAGGCCtatgaggtggaggaggggaatggTGGGCTAAGAGATGCCTACCTGAAGGAGCTCAACATACAGACATACCTTGTCATCGATCCTCGG tcTAAGAACCAGGCTCTGAACAGCCACAGCATGCCCAAGCCGCGTGTGAATGACGGGCTGAAGATGCGGGCGTCAGTGAGAATGACCCGTTACCTGGAGTCCTGGGGCGCCGTCAAACCCTTCGCCCACCTACAGAGCAGAGAGGGGTACACCCAAGACACCATGGTCAATGGAAAATCACGCTGCAAG GACATCCCTCTGCGCACAGCTCACACTAAGATCACTGAGAG CTTTGATGAGTCTGTAGAGGAGCCCTTCTCCTCGCCCGCCCCTCCGCTCAGCACCTATAA GAACAAGTCCCAGAAGAGCAAGTTTGATGAGGAGCTGCACAATGAGATGACCACCACCATAGATGAGCTCAGCAGCAA GCAGTGGGTGAAGTCTGAGGAGATTAGCAGTCTGGCTGTGTGGTTCCCTAAGAAAGAGCTGGAGAAACAG TACCGAGCCATTGATCTGCCCATGTTCAAGCACTACATCGGCTGTGCCACCTTCATCTTCTTCTGCATCTTTGTGGTTCAGATGTTTGTGACAAAAGA TTCCAAAATGTTGGGAATGTCATTTGGAGTGCTGGCCTGTGTCCTCCTGTTGACCTTGGGCATCTGTTTCGCAGGTCACCTGCAG CGCTTGTTTCCGGAGAAGTTGTCGTCCTGCCAGTGGCTGCCTGCTGTGTCGGAGGCAGTGGTCAAGAGGCCATGTGTGCGCCTCCCTCTGGTTACTATCACCACTGCGGTCATCATCATCCTAGCAGTCTTCAACCTG TGCTTCATCCAGACGAAGTCACTGTGTGAAATCAATGGTAACCCTGATCTGATTCCATCTGACAATTCCAGTGAGCAACATCCAGACACCCTGTACTACCTACCA TACTCTGTGTTCAGCTGTATCCTGGCTCTCATAGCTTGTGGAGTGTTCCTGAGGGTGAGCTTTGAACTCAAAGCGTTTTTTCTCATCCTGGCCTCCACAGCCtactacatcatcatcttcaGCGCCAAGGCTGGTCTCTTCAGCTGCTATGGACAAATGCTTTACAACCAACTCAATGAAAACAG AACTGAGGACTCTGGGACCATCCTGAGAGCGTTGGGGCTGGTCAAACACCCTGAGGTGATGAGCTGTATATATATCACCTTGTTCCTGGTCACCATGCTCATCATCTCACAACAG AATGAGTCATGCTTCCGCCAGAACTTCCTTCTGAAGAACAAGAACCGTACGGAGCAGGATGAGATCGAGACCAGGGAGAACCTGAACCGCCTGCTCCTGGAGAACGTGCTGCCGGCCCATGTCGCTGCGCTGTTTGTTGGGGAGAATAAAAAGAACGAG GACCTGTACTACAAGTCATATGACTGTGTGTGCGTGATGTTCGCCTCGGTACCGGACTTCAAAGAGTTCTACACGGAGTGTGACATCAACAAGGAAGGTCTGGAGTGTCTGAGGCTCCTCAACGAGATCATAGCAGATTTTGATGAG CTGCTCTCCAAGCCCAAGTTCAGTGGAGTTGAGAAGATCAAGACCATCGGAAGCACTTATATGGCAGCCGCAGGGCTGAGTGGCACCCCAGGACAGGAGAATAACCAG GACCGAGATAGGCAGCAGGCACAGATAGGGAACATGGTAGAGTTTGCCATTGCCCTCATTGGCAAGCTGGATGGCATCAACAGACACTCCTTCAACAGTTTTAGGCTGCGTGTGG GCATTAACCATGGGCCTGTCATTGCTGGGGTGATTGGAGCCAGAAAACCTCAATATGACATCTGGGGCAACACCGTCAACGTGGCCAGTAGGATGGAGAGCACTGGAGAGCTGGGCAAGATTCAG GTTACAGAGGAGACGTCTGACGTGCTCCAGAAGCTGGGCTACTCCTGTGAATGCCGAGGCCTCATCAACGTCAAGGGAAAAGGCGAGCTGACAACCTTCTTTGTGTGTACGGACATGAGCAAGCAGCAGGGAATGGGCCTGAGCTGA